From Thermococcus sp., the proteins below share one genomic window:
- a CDS encoding MBL fold metallo-hydrolase produces the protein MKLTILFENHAGYRKGLLGYHGFSALVEHRGKRVLVDTGTDGRVLLHNMETLEISPDDIDAIFITHGHYDHTGGLRAFLEARKVEIDVYAHPGIFRRRVALKPKLREIGIPFR, from the coding sequence ATGAAGCTCACCATCCTCTTCGAGAACCACGCAGGATACAGGAAAGGGCTCCTCGGATATCACGGCTTTTCCGCGCTGGTTGAGCACAGGGGTAAAAGGGTGCTCGTCGATACCGGGACGGATGGAAGGGTTCTCCTCCACAACATGGAGACGCTGGAGATCTCTCCCGATGACATCGACGCGATTTTCATCACCCACGGTCACTACGACCACACAGGTGGGTTGAGGGCGTTCCTTGAAGCGCGGAAGGTGGAAATAGACGTCTACGCCCATCCCGGGATCTTCAGAAGGAGGGTAGCGTTAAAGCCCAAGCTCAGAGAGATAGGAATCCCCTTCAGA